The Microtus ochrogaster isolate Prairie Vole_2 chromosome 4, MicOch1.0, whole genome shotgun sequence nucleotide sequence tattataCAGGAGCTGTCACATCAGAAATACACATCAGTGCAAAAGTGATCATGTACACACGCTATGTACCACAAGTCACAGAAGTTCATAGCTTAAATAAAACCACTTTAGACGTCACCAGCCGCAGCTTGTCACTGCTAAGACCGGTTGTCTGCCTGTGTCGTTTGTAAAAAGGCAGCCAGCAGTCAGCTAGTGGCACCTGGCAAGGGTTAGAGATGACTGTGTCACCTGTGTGGCCTTGCCCCGCCCCTTTCCAGGGCAGGATGAGGGAACACCTGGCATGGAGTTACCTGGGGTGTCTTTGCCGTTCTCCAGCCTTTTCACCACCTAAGAGATAAGAAAGTGGGTCAGTATGCCATCCGGAGATCCACAGTGTGGGGGGAGTGGTCAGGACTTGAGACCTCAGGGCAAGGGGTATTGCAGTTCCCAGTTCAGGATTGAGTTCTTTATGCTGGGGATCACTTGCTGATCAGTGATGGAGAACCCAAAAGTGGGAAGGCaggagaagaggggggaaaaaagacttCTCACTAGGAAGGCAGAATACTGGGAAGGTCCTCTAGGCTGCAGGAAGACTGGATGCAGCCAATCCTGGACTAGAACTGCAGCTATAGGGTGCAGATGGCTCCAAAGGAAGGAAACCCGGAGCCATGATTCCTCCCAGTCACCTCCAAGGAGTCTAGACAGCTCCAGAGAGATGGGGTTGGGCACAGGGCATAATAGGAAGAAAGacggaggaggagacaggaaaaaggaaaagatgcaGCGGTCTGTGTATCGCGTGACCTCTCACTATGCTCAGAGAATGAGGctttcacttcccagcaacctcCACAAGACACGAACTTCTGTCCTCAGCTGCCCTCGCCATGGCCACTAGGGAGGAGGTGGCCCCTTGGATTCCTCCCCTGCCCACCTCTCATTCAGCCCTGTTTCACAAGTCCCTTCTTACCTTCTTCTGTGACCTCAGCCCCTGGGGCACCCAATAGGGCATAACAGCCCTATCCCTGGGCATCGGAAGGCGGCCCCCAAAGCAGTGGCAGGGGCAACGACATGACCTTATGGCTCTGGGGATAGAACATCGCATCATCTTTGAGACCTGCCAGTGGACAGTAAGAAAGGTTCAAAAGGGTGAGGGGgcgccaggtatggtggcacatgcctttaattacagcattcagaaagcagactggtctttgtgagttcaaggctagcctgatctacataggacAGCACCCAGGGGAAGGGACTCTTGTCTCTAAGAGGGTAGGATACAGCCCAGCTaggagagagcttgcctagcatgcacagggaACTGGATTCCATCTCCAACGGCACCAGGCACAgaaaccagcaagatggctcagcagcaaggGCACCTGCTGTCTGCCCTGTCCTCCTGTgttcgatccctgggactcacagtggaggagagagctgactcctgtaatttgtcctctgacttctacacatgcCCCGTGGCACGTGtgcaccccatacacacatacatatatacaacccaataaataaataaatgtaaaaaatattccaaaacacGCATGGTACTTGTGATAGTTTAAATGGGAATGGCTATtacaggctcctgtgtttgagaACTTGGTCTGTACTTgctgggactgtttgggaagaattaggagctGTGTggtcttttctattctttttttaatttatttattggtattttatccttcttgttttttggttattttgtttatggttttgttttgttttgagacagggtctttctatgtagccctggctgacctgaaactcactatgcagactaggctggcctcgacaTCACATGCCAAAGAAATTCCTTGGCACCTTGTCCGTGGTAAATGAGTAAATGAGCTGTCTAGAAGCCTGTGGCATGGACGAGAGGTAACTGCCCTTCTACCTCTCCACCCAAGTCCAGGAAACTCTTTCTGAGTTCCTTTTGCCCTGGAGGATGAGGGCATGGCCTGGTCCATGGTAGTCAGCGCCGTGCTACTTAGTGACCTGCTCTCAGTGGGCATGGTGCCCACAGGAGAGAAGCAGGCGCAAAGGAGATGAGAGGACACTTCAGACCTAATACACACAACACACGAATGAATTTCAAAAGAACTATGCAAGCCAAAGGCATGGTTTAGCAGGTAAGGGTGCACAGTCAAAAGTCTGACAGGAGTTTGATCCCTGAACCCTACATGGCTGAAGGAAAGAGCCAACCCCAAACATATCTTCCGATCTCCACAGGTGTACCACggtggcacatgtacacacacacacacactcactcacacacacacacacaatgaaaaataaacaaaagaggaggaagggagagagaggaggaagacgGGCAGGGACTGTTCATTCAGTACAGAGTAATTACCTAGTTGGTCGAATCCCCAACTAAAACCACAACTGTACCCCCAGAAAGTTCAGCCATAGGACACCCATGGTTCTGATGGGCTCTGGACCTGGACATGTGCCCTGGCCTTAAGTGACAACCTACCACATCACTTAGTTACCTGCTTTCGTGGTCTCAGGGACAGAGGGACCCAGTACGGTAGCAGTGCATCAGCCCAGGGCACGGGCAAGTGGCCCCCAAACCTGGCATAGCACTGGCAACACATGTACTCCTGGAGGGTGGTGTGGAGACCGGGGTACACCTGAGCAGAACACACAGGACAGAATTAACCAGCTGGCACCTGAGCAAGACACAGGCCAGAACTAAGCATGAAAGGCATTTTGACAGGAGCGGAGGACAGCACCCAGGGGAAGGGTCGGGTACATGGCCCACCTGTAGCTCAGGATGAGACTGGCTACAAGTCTGCCAGCTTGGGTCTACAAGCTGGGTTTGGGAATACTGGCCACTCACTGTTGCCTCACTGCAAGCAAGTCCGTCTATGGAAGATTCGAGCAACTAGAGCGGGAGAAAGTGACTAATCCCTGATTGACCTGCGGCTTTCTACATGGTGCTGACTGTGTGTTGGGGTCACCACCCCCTCTATGGGGCAGATAAAGAAGCTGGTAACCAAGGCGAGTCACTGAAGGGGATTCTGGATTTCCTGGGGTGCCTGGTCCCAAGTGGGACGAGAAGGGAGGAGGTGACACTACAGAGAGATATGAGACCAAAGAGACCCAAACAAGCACATGCTTCTACCAGGGCCACACCCAGGACCCTCATCTTCCCCCTTCACCCACAGGAGGGACAGGAAGCTGAGGACATGTCCTTACCGAGTGACCCGTGATGCACACCTCCTTTCCGAAGGTCTGAAATGAACCcttcctagaaaagaaaaacacacagttgAGAGTGTTCTGGGCTCTGAGCAAACTGTAGGCTGGGCACTGGTGACCCTGGGCACTAAGATCAGTGTGGAGAAGTCTTCCTTCTGAGCCCAGGAGGTGCTTCGGGGTGACAGAGGGCAGGCTCACTCACAGGATAACTTCCCCACTGGTATGGGATCCTGTGTTCCCAAACCAGTTCGCTTAAATACACCCCAGTTAAAGCCAGGCTTGGTTCTCAGAAGAGTCCTATGGACAAAACCTCCCAGGATTCCACTGAGGTTTTATTGGATATGCACAGGCTTGCTGCAATAAGAGGGAGAGCCCGTCAAAACTGCTACAAAAACCCAGGAGACCTGGTGACTTTGCCTCAAGGAAGACAGGCCAAGATGTAGGGGCacagagaacagaacagaggGGGACAGAGAATTGAGGGGGACAGAGCAAAACGAAGggggacagaagcagacagaggaggacacAGCAAAACAGAATTCTTGGAGTAACGGTTACTTTCCCCCCCAATCCCAGCCACACACTGCCAAGATGTTGGCCATGAGAATCTCTGGCATGGAGACATTGAATGCTGGGCAAAGCTGGTTTTTCACGGTGTGTGTCTCCTTGCTTTGTGTCAGAAAGCATACTGTCTGAGCATTTTTTGTGTTTCATTATAATCAACCATTACTATCTGCTTTGTTTACTTGAGGCAGGATTTTGCTATATAATCCAGGCTCGCCTCAAGcccacagcaatcctcctgcttcagtctcctgagtactaagattaCATGAGTGTCAGGGTGTGTTTCAGGCCACTGCACTCAATTCTCCTACTGATGACTGGAAACAAGACACAGGGCTGCCCTGCACAGCATCCAGCCTACCCAGCCTGGTCTCAGAGACTGGTCACTACAGTCTCATAACCCTGAAGACTAAATCTGGAACTTCTTTGATGGAGATACCCTAATAACAAGGAAAAACCCATGTGGTCTGGGTGGTCATCTCGCCTGGGAAGGAAGCCAGCACAAGGGAAATGAGGGCTGAGGAGAAACCATGTAGGGCCACAGTCCTTGCACACCTGGATACAGCCATGCCTGAAGGCCTGCTCCTGACATTTCCAGGGATGGAAAGAGTAGGTCGCCTTTCCGTTTCCTTGCCACTGCGCTACCGCTGAACCGGGCGGCCCCGGGGCTCCAGGCACTCACAGGTGAGCTTCGAGGTCACCTGTTCAAGCTCTGGGCTGACCTGATCTGTCATGATGGGCTGTGCTAGGCATGCGCTATGCAGCCGTGTTGGACCAGAGCCAGGCTTGGTCCAGAGTCCTCGCAAGGGCTGGAGGGTTGCGGTGCTTCGCAACAGCTTCCCGCTGGACCCGCTGATTGGCCCTCAAACAACCAATCAAAAGCTGCCGTATTTGGTCGTGCACTGAGCTGACATCTGATTGGCTACTTTCTGCAGCGGCTCATGGGAAATGTGGGACAGAGGGGCCTCTGGACACTTGGGTCCTGCTCCCTTTGCACTCGTCGCCCAAGTTGACGTGATGTCCAGACCGAGGCCACTCACCATTTCCTGTGGATGGTCCTATGCGCGCGCGAGGCACCTCGGTCCCCGTCCCGACCCTGTTCCCGACCTCGGTCCCCTGAAAAGAGACAGGAGGTAGGACAGTTCCCATGGGCTACATTCCCTTTGAGTGTCTCTGACATCTAGGACCCACTTCTATCCAGAGCCATTCGTTATTAAATGGGGCGAAAGCTCAGTGACCCTGGGCTTCACATGCCCGTCAGATGTGCGCGAATTGTAACTTTAAAAGAAACGTTTCCATCCAGGGCTTTGGGAAGACCAAACATAGCGcttggagtcagtgagatggctcagcggattagggcacctgctgccaagcctgaaggccAGAGTTCAGTCCCGGGACTGGTGGAAGGCGAggactcctgcaagttatcctctaaCAGCCATGCGTGTGCCGGACACATCCCGCCCACCTACCCCGaaacagcccacagaatgggagaaaatcttatCCAGCCATACCTCAGGCAGGAGTTAAAATCCAGAATTTACAAAAAATTGCAAAAGTTAAGTATCAAGGAAACAAAAGTTGCCAATCAACAAATAGGCAGATGAAGGGAACCGATTTCTGCCAGGTCTTCCAGCCCCATCCCGGAGCTGCCCCTAGCAGAAGAGTGGAAGGGTCTGCCACTAGCGGGTCCCAAATTGAACAAGCTCTTCCCAGCGACCTTCTGACAGCCACACCCAAGAGGGGCTGCTTGTCCCGCAGTCCCCCGGCCTCGCATCGCTGTGGCAGTGCCACAGACCAATGGTGTCCGTATCTGGCAAACGGCTCAGAGACCTGGTGGGCTGGGTCGGGCACCCCAACTCCCTTCCGTGCAAGGATACTGACTGATGCAGCAGCGTGGTGGGCCTCTGCTCATAACAACAAGAAAATCCCGAGGATgcgagaaaggagaagaaaggatggcCACCACAGCCATGCTGGACAGTACAGCAAGCCCACGGCCGAGGAGTCTGAGCTGCAGGAAACATGAcatcccagctgctcaggaggctgagcacagAAAGCCCTGGAGAGCATGAGGATTGCCAAGAATTCTGGGTCTACAGAGTAacccaggagggagggaaggaaggaaggaaaacagaaaatgaaaacaaaatgctagGAACACACTCCCCTTCTGGGGACATCTTCCACGCCTTTCCGACTGGACTCTGGAGGGTTCCAGTGCAAGTCCACCCCATTGCCTCTGACCAGTGTgagtttacatttcttctttttttttttaaggtagatttttgggtgtttggttttttgaggttttgttttgtttgttttgttttgctggaggcttttgttgttattgttgttgttttggtttttcaagacagggtttctctgtgtagccttggcagtcctagaactgtgtagaccaggctggcctcaaactcacagagattcacctgcctctgcctcctgagtgctggggttaaaggtgtgcaccaccataggCCAGCTCAGTTTACATTTCTCCTCTGGTGCCCTCGCTACGGGACTCTTGGCTTCTTGCTTTGACTGTGGTATTGTGACTGTCCCAGAGTAGACACTCTGTCAGCTCTGCTGTCTTGACCCTTACCTTTTCCTCTTAGGGTCACAGGTATCATCgccaccctttcctccctgtgtcCAGTGGTGGCACGTCCCAGTTCTTTCAGTGGCTGTGCCTGGTCTTCCTTTACTCTGTCCTCCCCCAGCATGCCATGGGATATGGTGTCACCGTCATCTTCCTCACTGTCATCAgagcaggaaagggaagagacCCACACAGGCTCTAATAGCTTGCTGCTTCCCAAATGCCTCCGTCAGCCTGCACCCCATGGTCCTAGGCCTCCCTGTGACATATCTGGGAGAAGCAGCCACCTACTTGCCTGTGCACCCTCTGTGTCCCCCACAACCATGGTGCTCTGTGGGAACTGACTTTCCAATGGAACTATGGAATTCTGGGAACAGAAGCTCCATGGTGATGATAGGATAAACGGTCCCTCTCGGGCAGCTCTTGTTCCCTGTTGACTCCAACAGGGCAGCAGAGGCCCAGCGACTACAGAAGTGGACAGAAATGAGGTCTACTGTGCTAGGTTCAGGGTGTATAGAGCTCCGCAGTGGCTTTCTGCAGCTTATCTTCCAAAGGGCCACCCAGCACAGGACTCCAGTGGATGCTTTGCTGAGCCAGCGGCAGCTGCCCTGTCCTGGTGTCAACTCAAGCTCCATGCAGCAGGCTCCAGAGTGTAGCCACAGACTGGTGGGACCCAGGCAGGCAAGTGGAGTCAGACCCAACAGTCACCtctttatagtgatattttatttatgttttaattaataaagcttgccCAAAGATCAGAAGGgtaaagctaagccactagaggtcaggcagttgtgacacacacctttaatcccaggatttgggagacagagacagatggatctctgtgagttcaaggccaccctggactatgcaagatcaatgcagaaataaatccGGGTGATGGTGattcacccctttaatcccagcactagagggaatataaaatgggaggagagagaggcttagtctgcttagtttgtgggcacccagccttggtagaagtaagGCTTCACTAGTGACTTGattgccttgcttttctggttttcgggttgaaccccaaattctgtctctgggtttttattattcgtgctacacctCTTAACTCTGCCCCACATCcaacctctccagccccgcaaCCTTGACACTCAGGAACCCCTACCTCCAGGCCTCACAGAAGCTGCCCCAGCCCTTCACACTCGCAAGCCATTCTCAGCCAGGCAGCCAGTTCGGGGGCTTCTGTGGGACTGAGCGAGCCACGGTTCTCATCACAGCCTCCAGGGCCATAGTTaactacacacacgcacacacacaccctcatccaAACAGCCACACTGACAGACTCCATCCCCCGGGCAGCTCAGCCTCCTTCAGCGACATGATGCTCCTTGGTGCTCCACAGTGCCGTGTGGTCCCCTCATTAAAccacctcctccctcagcccaAATTGCTCTGGCTGTCACCAGCTGTTTGTGGGCTTCACTTCTTAGGGTGCACAGAAGCCGCCACACTTAGAGCTGACTGAGCAAGGCAGAGTGTGAGCTTCATATGGTGACAGAGGTGATCACAGGTAAGGTTTATAGATGCTGGGCactttctaccttccttcctttcccacagTCACTTCTTCGGGTGACACTGAGGGACAGAGGCTGGCACCTGTCATGATGCACCCAGGCTGGGCTCCCTGAGACCTACAAGAAGTAAAGAGTTTATCACCAGGCtgctgtagcacgaataataaaaatccagaggaagatattggggttcaacccgaagatgagaaaagcaaaacagcctttTACCTccaccaaatcttcagaccaaagggcaagatcctgtctccacaaatcctcagactgcacactccactgagttcccacctcttcccccttatattcctctctccccctcagccatatcactcctgactctacctctctagtgctgggtttaaagacagGTGATCCCGAGTGCGGGAATCACCTTCGTGTGAGCTCTCTTTTCAATCTTACATAACCCAGGGTGGCTCATCCCTGAGTcctggcacacatctttaatcccaggactcagggatgaagcaggtggatctctgtgagttcaaggccaccctgggagtgtggagtctgaggatgtgcaggcgtggtggtacacacctgtaatcccaacactctaaAGCATCAGGAGCATGGGTTACAGCCAGCCTCATCTGTtcagagactctctctctctctctctcgtaaatattgaatgaatacatatatgaaatactacataaatatatattatatatattcattccacATGGAAgcacttgtttaaaaaaaattctgaaatggCTCCTTAGAAGGGAGAGTAATGAAACAAGCTGAGAAATGGCTCTGAGAAGTGAACTGAGCTCCCTATTGTGTGCAGGGAATGGATACCTACTGTGTGCATAGACTGGACACTCTGGAAGAGGGAAGTGAACTATAGGTCAGTTTAGATCTGGAGGGGTGACAACATTCTGTCCCCACTGTAATGCTTAAGTGGCCCTcaactcaaaatgtaaataagacagacacacacactgggttAGCAGGCAGGACATGGCGGCTGAGGCACCTTCCTTTCCAGATCAAGGTGAAGCGGGACAAGGGGTTAGTGGTCTTCCCTGTTTGGAAGAGAGTGGAGAACGCCCTCACTGCATAGCAGCTTCCCCCGAGGAC carries:
- the C4H16orf95 gene encoding uncharacterized protein C16orf95 homolog; translated protein: MAVSRKGSFQTFGKEVCITGHSVYPGLHTTLQEYMCCQCYARFGGHLPVPWADALLPYWVPLSLRPRKQVSKMMRCSIPRAIRSCRCPCHCFGGRLPMPRDRAVMPYWVPQGLRSQKKVVKRLENGKDTPECSLESSSWYGCWRVCGDRRLLLKWQQLQALYQDELSDPQEDELPDPQEDELPDPQEDDPLAGGLGFLLPVSFNLLTLLQAVLRAIMAIR